In the Juglans microcarpa x Juglans regia isolate MS1-56 chromosome 6D, Jm3101_v1.0, whole genome shotgun sequence genome, one interval contains:
- the LOC121235355 gene encoding SNAP25 homologous protein SNAP33-like: MSGSNKSPVKIAEHNSVDPNYVVHSSSNPIDHVDELEDKQKQNSSRRSSSDPSLMTPNFGANPSDDDSWKTTSSLGAFSRLCSSSSIDVINASRLTALLSLAEGKYMNYAAYMTEGNTESVNRSLKIAEEKTEDATKTLVTLHHQGEQITRTPMVATDIDQNLGVICDIISESNTNMR, encoded by the coding sequence ATGTCTGGTTCAAATAAATCTCCCGTGAAGATTGCGGAACATAACTCAGTTGATCCTAATTATGTTGTTCATTCGAGCTCAAACCCTATTGACCATGTTGATGAGTTGGAAGATaagcaaaaacaaaattcttCAAGGAGGTCTTCTTCTGACCCTTCCCTAATGACACCAAATTTTGGTGCCAACCCTTCTGATGATGATTCATGGAAAACAACCTCCTCATTGGGAGCTTTTTCTAGACTTTGTTCATCTTCATCAATTGATGTAATCAATGCATCTAGACTTACTGCATTATTGAGTCTAGCGGAAGGCAAGTACATGAACTATGCTGCTTACATGACTGAGGGGAATACAGAGAGTGTCAATAGGAGCCTGAAGATAGCTGAGGAAAAAACCGAGGATGCTACCAAAACTTTGGTCACCTTGCACCACCAGGGTGAGCAAATTACCCGGACCCCCATGGTTGCTACTGACATTGATCAGAATTTGGGAGTAATATGTGATATAATCAGTGAATCTAACACgaatatgagatga